A genomic segment from uncultured Desulfuromonas sp. encodes:
- a CDS encoding helix-turn-helix transcriptional regulator, with product MIGQRVKEIRLVLGFSQVEFADQLCTSKGQISNIESGNKSPSATLLELIIFKFGVNRDWLIDGKGMTFEEVQPAKPSLSSKAMVTAAVVGTAFPQVSVGLIATVGAAKLVKKLCGAYGVENQSELASKCFGIRKSTVSNWIQQDKVPEKYVYKALRETGVSVDDLVDEEVFSVTKSEMGKVLKRLVSEPGISGLTVDELSDLWENTFQKIKSFDN from the coding sequence TTGATAGGACAACGAGTAAAAGAAATTCGTCTTGTTTTAGGTTTCTCACAAGTTGAGTTTGCAGACCAACTCTGCACATCGAAAGGGCAAATCAGTAATATTGAAAGCGGGAACAAAAGCCCTTCAGCGACGTTGTTAGAGCTGATTATTTTCAAGTTTGGCGTAAATCGAGACTGGTTGATTGATGGTAAAGGAATGACTTTTGAAGAGGTGCAACCTGCAAAGCCCAGCTTAAGCTCCAAGGCAATGGTTACTGCAGCTGTCGTTGGCACGGCTTTCCCTCAAGTGTCGGTCGGTCTTATTGCCACCGTGGGTGCGGCGAAACTGGTTAAAAAACTCTGTGGTGCATACGGTGTAGAAAATCAGTCTGAACTGGCCAGTAAATGTTTTGGCATCAGGAAGTCCACTGTTTCGAACTGGATTCAGCAAGATAAAGTGCCCGAAAAATACGTGTATAAGGCATTAAGAGAGACTGGCGTTTCTGTCGATGACTTAGTTGATGAGGAGGTTTTTTCTGTGACTAAATCTGAGATGGGTAAAGTTTTAAAGCGCTTGGTATCTGAACCCGGTATTTCAGGCCTCACTGTGGATGAACTGTCAGATCTCTGGGAGAATACTTTCCAAAAGATCAAATCATTCGACAATTGA
- a CDS encoding helix-turn-helix transcriptional regulator encodes MIRYRLRELMAERQFKTGQRLTFDELSRETGIHRTTLSKIANQRSYNTTTDNVDRLCQFFQCQVGDLMEYCESVDKAD; translated from the coding sequence GTGATTCGATACAGGTTGCGCGAGTTGATGGCAGAGAGACAGTTTAAGACGGGGCAGCGATTAACCTTTGATGAGCTGTCGAGAGAAACCGGGATTCATCGAACAACGCTATCAAAGATTGCAAACCAGAGAAGCTACAATACGACAACGGATAATGTTGATCGCCTATGCCAGTTTTTTCAGTGCCAGGTTGGTGATTTGATGGAGTATTGTGAATCAGTTGATAAGGCCGATTGA
- a CDS encoding HD domain-containing protein — protein sequence MFNNLQSILSQQSGTFSGIFRVRYPAWGQTRHGDPYVKMSIEDNSASIHAYCCRELTAYELSLRDLMCSQIEGRIREYKQEKIIQVVSSSPFEAEQRERAIQLIPMSLCPQPWLLSYLESAVERITIAPLRTFVNSVLADDSIAFPYIACPASLKHHHNYPGGLLAHSLECFQMVEKHYHFPRQDYELGLVSALFHDIGKILTMTHTMKRTTIGATTEHEKLTFEVLAPYLQNLADNWPAGEKQLRYLLSWKLKRRIPRYNMADLVACCDRISAGADMQKKRLAS from the coding sequence ATGTTTAATAATCTACAATCCATCCTCAGTCAGCAGAGTGGGACCTTTTCCGGGATTTTCCGTGTCCGCTATCCCGCATGGGGACAAACCCGCCACGGAGATCCGTATGTCAAGATGAGCATTGAAGACAACAGTGCATCTATTCATGCCTACTGCTGTCGGGAATTGACCGCATATGAGCTTTCCTTACGGGACCTCATGTGCAGCCAAATTGAAGGACGAATCAGGGAATATAAACAGGAAAAGATTATCCAGGTTGTCAGCTCCTCTCCATTCGAAGCAGAACAGCGCGAACGGGCCATACAGCTGATTCCAATGAGTCTATGTCCTCAACCGTGGTTGCTGTCCTATCTGGAGTCTGCTGTTGAGAGAATAACCATTGCCCCGCTGCGCACCTTTGTCAATTCAGTGCTCGCTGATGACAGTATTGCCTTCCCCTACATTGCCTGCCCCGCCAGCTTGAAACATCATCACAACTACCCTGGCGGGTTACTGGCCCACAGTCTGGAATGCTTTCAGATGGTGGAAAAACATTACCACTTCCCGCGGCAGGATTATGAACTGGGGCTGGTCTCAGCCCTCTTCCACGACATCGGGAAAATACTGACCATGACCCACACCATGAAAAGAACCACCATCGGTGCCACGACGGAGCATGAAAAACTCACCTTTGAAGTGCTGGCTCCCTATCTGCAGAATCTTGCAGATAATTGGCCGGCTGGAGAAAAACAGCTTCGGTACCTGCTCTCCTGGAAGCTCAAACGACGAATCCCTCGTTACAATATGGCCGACCTCGTCGCCTGCTGTGACAGAATCAGCGCGGGCGCAGATATGCAGAAAAAACGATTGGCCAGCTGA
- a CDS encoding tyrosine-type recombinase/integrase: protein MSEPLCKYQGIFRFPTFTKRLFENPKTTCSKQELADLLDVVGVQNSIQNLLHVFDNFSRLACFVPGICSDVKWIVIADRFEELQATADSILAIRSELSHRVQGLDLSLNKEINSAFYGLTEKNPLYVTLGYLPDSRQYLNHYDQFLAQLMVSICAISLNEQALDDASVSFLSLLQNVRALAKSSQIGQFPQHILSPEDYVSHLRALPPHPRIQIFSEFLAQGVSCLPTDSLDNIFSRLDDGVDLAGHHLLRRKMRRNVADQLDCREERQQPHNDQAPATNGQLYVFYGRSGSGYGREHSAYIGQRIAASRAMSNQLFEIAWDQLNQKDIQVLLHYLFKPVSSMQPVEEATKAELALMLFAGLSAKRLSDLQVSYYGDYSVGTDCYFVSTKRLRLVSPGPALLTEPGVETDAQRCLTQTYIDLELPEQLNALISRNLSNDLFVNTELLFKESDQINARITSTFSELRKKHHTRLTLTRVQNYLAGVLGRLPGGDIAAASLALGKEFYLSRTRIHYTAFDSSELQHLYGKSCQCILESGGYPYANEEGYPTEERYLGTPLRPNLEAVRNLVEQVKSELANGTKRFGDVDSFARYHNTYTLFTWLYLAYNTGYRAVNSPGIRSDLIDAVSGLSVIRDKDSVDHYHTRLVWLSEGCRAQLIHYRQHALQVLALGGKYKELKYDGLFFVDEKTSSIITATRSRIEDELHRFGFYLPANTQRHLLKSELQEDGCAPDIIELMLGHWSLGQEGWSATSALPPQDFADELCHYLQPLLRRIGFHPIAGLQNIAKKFCLTNRVDFSVARTTHLHRRLSAKDIQSLIVDPPAPVWFSCLGNMFQNLPVEKAFRPQQQMVLLRLQKFLPELYHGHEAAYVDEASIDFFIQKIKFKVGHPRLIYKRITFLIQGLEEGKKQLGWNVPVPTWPTIVPKPQNRVRQPIMARLPRFREVEEAFLRELEYDCPHDPVVQFGQVLLSAVLYGGLHHLRWVTPFVQALHEQWFYRCNDMLWLDLWVGARPVKQREQWLLQRDASNYRRWIADPLSHLLIRRLEDVCNGHEEPFDALFVYQSYEKHLFEVTGYKLPGLRELLTWANCWATLNQPAFLAAYLANEIESASLPDPVWMRLLTGHHYPSVTSSKNSSEFRSYQGEANDYFGQIALIKAVRKGIHERSTQSNAAIITWLNDFLQSHSKELYPASKLMCLWAMQMFSERKYEREGRQKKPEQPATVLRYLGCIGQHILQQSGALDFTSLDGEELQDLVEQWIEQSRYFCVDAEKMTPWGLRRMNYFVDRLNQFLAFAHLFHDAPFVAIHLDGIRGQVRQSPGVRANVMTVNEFVRLRDVLGFKSSKLGRIDRIALIWVILAFRTGLRISEIYGLSLGDLQGDEKYELLVQPNSYRQLKTESSCRRIPLYALLPEEELSFLREWQSFRLKELGATFKSPLFTAGPLALYPYRREPVLAMITPAIKQVTGDQGMVFHALRHSFANWMLVKLVVSDTCESKTLPHFLAANEFTSPQRETLKRNLLHNEPSGRKSLYLTAHLLGHADTETELVSYIHCCDWLCWQHFRRPSCMPPISAKAVAKIVGCSTPNGYKILQKEGHALAEYVAKNPSNHLSHPLEKNAIPVSKPNKVTKRILPVDFYDFLAEALPKIGSDISLPKKHSQVLLLKYWYHRLLEGQSKTSLRSAIRVLHDGYRTHYDAFIFDGFENAHKGLALLETLGARFRLRHYPYRHAEKSGRQKWSEKLGRNVLFGKTTSGRRSRNGQLRIQVVGFYFDTDEISYDSELRNLLKVLLALMLNL, encoded by the coding sequence ATGAGTGAACCACTTTGTAAATATCAGGGCATTTTCAGGTTTCCCACATTTACAAAGCGCCTTTTTGAAAATCCCAAAACCACCTGCTCAAAACAGGAATTGGCAGACCTGTTAGATGTTGTAGGCGTTCAGAACTCAATCCAAAATCTACTTCATGTTTTTGATAATTTTTCCCGGCTTGCTTGTTTCGTGCCTGGGATTTGCTCAGACGTCAAATGGATTGTCATTGCAGACCGTTTCGAAGAGTTACAGGCAACAGCAGACTCCATTCTCGCCATTCGTTCGGAGCTTAGTCATCGCGTTCAAGGGTTGGACCTATCTTTAAACAAAGAGATCAATTCTGCCTTCTATGGGCTGACAGAAAAAAATCCACTCTATGTTACGCTGGGTTATCTTCCTGATTCGCGGCAGTATCTGAACCACTATGATCAGTTTCTTGCCCAGCTTATGGTGTCGATATGCGCCATCTCTTTGAATGAGCAGGCGCTCGATGATGCGAGTGTTTCTTTTCTCAGTCTCCTGCAGAACGTGCGTGCACTGGCGAAGTCCTCCCAGATAGGTCAGTTCCCTCAGCACATATTATCCCCTGAAGATTATGTAAGCCATCTAAGAGCATTACCGCCCCATCCACGGATTCAGATTTTTTCAGAATTTTTAGCGCAAGGCGTCAGCTGTCTACCAACGGATTCTCTGGATAACATTTTTAGCCGACTGGATGATGGCGTCGATCTTGCGGGACACCATTTGCTGCGACGTAAGATGCGCAGAAATGTGGCCGACCAGCTTGATTGTCGTGAAGAGCGTCAACAACCTCACAATGATCAGGCGCCAGCAACCAATGGCCAACTTTATGTTTTTTATGGCCGCTCTGGAAGTGGTTATGGCAGGGAGCATTCTGCTTACATCGGACAGAGGATCGCAGCCAGCCGTGCCATGAGCAACCAGCTCTTTGAAATAGCTTGGGATCAGCTTAATCAAAAAGATATTCAGGTCTTGCTACATTATCTGTTTAAGCCGGTATCCTCAATGCAACCCGTTGAAGAGGCGACCAAAGCCGAACTGGCATTGATGTTATTTGCTGGGCTCTCTGCGAAACGGTTATCCGATTTGCAGGTCAGCTACTATGGCGACTATTCCGTTGGAACCGACTGTTACTTTGTCTCGACCAAAAGGTTGCGCCTTGTCAGCCCTGGTCCTGCTCTTCTTACTGAACCCGGCGTAGAAACCGATGCGCAACGTTGCCTGACTCAAACTTACATTGATTTGGAACTTCCTGAACAGCTCAACGCGCTGATTTCTCGAAATCTGTCGAATGATTTGTTTGTCAACACAGAGCTGTTATTTAAAGAATCCGATCAAATCAATGCCCGTATCACCTCAACGTTTTCTGAATTACGTAAAAAACACCATACGCGTCTCACGTTGACGCGGGTACAAAATTATCTTGCCGGAGTTTTAGGGCGGTTGCCTGGTGGAGATATTGCCGCAGCCAGTTTGGCGCTGGGAAAAGAATTCTATCTATCACGCACGCGGATTCACTATACCGCATTTGACAGCTCCGAACTCCAGCATCTTTATGGTAAATCCTGTCAATGTATATTGGAATCAGGTGGTTATCCCTATGCAAATGAGGAGGGCTATCCAACTGAGGAGCGCTATTTAGGAACTCCTCTTCGTCCGAACCTGGAAGCTGTCCGCAACCTTGTTGAACAGGTTAAATCTGAGCTGGCAAACGGCACCAAGCGGTTTGGCGATGTGGACTCTTTTGCTCGATATCATAATACATACACCCTGTTTACCTGGCTTTATCTCGCCTACAACACCGGTTATCGTGCTGTGAATTCGCCTGGCATTCGTTCTGATCTGATTGATGCTGTCAGTGGCCTGAGCGTCATCCGTGATAAGGATTCAGTCGATCATTATCACACTCGCCTAGTGTGGTTGAGTGAGGGCTGCCGAGCCCAGCTGATTCATTATCGCCAACATGCGCTGCAGGTCTTAGCTTTAGGCGGTAAATACAAAGAGTTGAAATATGATGGTTTATTCTTTGTGGATGAAAAAACCAGTTCAATCATTACGGCAACGCGTTCGAGGATTGAGGATGAGTTGCACCGTTTTGGTTTTTATCTGCCTGCCAATACGCAACGTCATTTATTGAAATCCGAACTGCAAGAGGATGGTTGTGCCCCCGACATCATTGAATTAATGCTCGGGCATTGGAGTTTAGGCCAGGAAGGATGGAGCGCGACATCGGCGTTACCTCCTCAAGATTTTGCCGATGAGCTGTGTCATTATTTGCAACCCTTATTGCGTCGGATCGGATTCCATCCTATTGCCGGGTTACAAAACATTGCGAAAAAGTTTTGTTTAACGAATCGGGTGGATTTTTCTGTCGCTAGAACGACTCATCTTCACCGCCGTCTGTCCGCAAAAGACATTCAGTCGTTGATAGTGGATCCACCAGCACCGGTCTGGTTCAGTTGCTTGGGAAACATGTTTCAGAATTTGCCTGTTGAAAAAGCGTTTCGCCCGCAACAGCAAATGGTCTTGTTGCGACTGCAAAAGTTCTTGCCTGAGCTTTATCATGGACATGAGGCGGCATATGTTGATGAAGCTTCAATCGATTTTTTTATCCAAAAGATCAAGTTTAAAGTCGGGCACCCACGTCTGATTTATAAACGGATCACCTTTCTGATCCAAGGCCTTGAGGAGGGCAAGAAGCAGTTGGGTTGGAATGTCCCTGTTCCTACGTGGCCAACGATTGTCCCAAAACCACAAAATCGTGTCCGTCAACCGATCATGGCTCGTTTACCTCGCTTTCGGGAGGTCGAAGAAGCCTTCTTGCGGGAGTTGGAATACGATTGTCCACATGATCCAGTGGTTCAGTTTGGGCAGGTTTTGCTCAGTGCTGTTTTATATGGTGGCTTGCACCATCTGCGTTGGGTTACTCCCTTTGTACAGGCTCTGCATGAGCAGTGGTTCTATCGTTGCAATGACATGTTGTGGTTGGATTTGTGGGTAGGGGCACGCCCAGTAAAACAGCGAGAACAATGGCTTTTACAGAGAGATGCGAGCAATTACCGGCGCTGGATTGCTGACCCGTTATCACATTTGCTTATTCGCCGACTAGAAGATGTTTGCAATGGCCACGAAGAGCCTTTTGATGCTCTTTTCGTGTATCAGTCTTATGAGAAGCACCTTTTTGAAGTAACGGGCTACAAGCTTCCAGGTTTGAGGGAGCTGTTGACTTGGGCTAATTGTTGGGCAACCCTGAATCAACCGGCTTTTCTTGCCGCTTACTTAGCCAATGAGATTGAATCTGCCAGCCTCCCGGATCCTGTCTGGATGCGTCTTCTTACTGGCCACCATTATCCCAGTGTGACGAGCAGTAAAAATTCTTCCGAGTTTAGATCCTATCAGGGGGAGGCAAATGATTATTTCGGTCAGATTGCACTGATAAAGGCGGTACGTAAAGGAATTCACGAGCGTAGTACTCAATCGAATGCTGCAATCATTACATGGCTTAACGATTTTCTCCAATCTCACTCCAAAGAACTTTACCCCGCTTCGAAGTTGATGTGCCTTTGGGCGATGCAGATGTTTTCTGAGCGCAAATATGAGCGTGAAGGCCGTCAAAAAAAGCCTGAGCAGCCTGCTACCGTCTTAAGATACCTTGGCTGTATTGGTCAGCATATTCTTCAGCAATCGGGGGCACTGGATTTTACATCTTTGGACGGGGAGGAACTTCAAGACCTTGTTGAACAATGGATAGAGCAAAGTCGCTATTTTTGTGTAGATGCTGAAAAGATGACTCCTTGGGGCCTTCGACGGATGAACTATTTTGTTGATCGCTTAAATCAGTTTTTGGCCTTCGCTCACCTTTTCCATGATGCTCCTTTTGTTGCTATCCATCTCGATGGGATAAGAGGGCAGGTCCGCCAGTCACCTGGTGTGCGAGCCAATGTGATGACCGTCAACGAGTTTGTTCGCCTGCGTGATGTTCTTGGATTCAAATCATCAAAATTGGGCCGGATTGATCGAATTGCTCTTATTTGGGTGATTCTGGCCTTCCGGACCGGACTGCGTATTTCAGAAATTTATGGACTGAGCCTCGGTGATTTGCAAGGAGACGAGAAATACGAGTTGCTGGTGCAGCCAAACTCTTATCGCCAGTTGAAGACAGAGTCATCCTGTCGGCGGATTCCGCTTTATGCATTGCTGCCTGAAGAGGAATTATCATTTTTACGCGAATGGCAATCTTTTAGGCTTAAAGAGCTTGGGGCAACGTTCAAAAGTCCTCTTTTTACTGCTGGTCCGTTAGCGTTGTATCCATACCGTCGTGAGCCGGTCCTGGCTATGATTACCCCAGCCATCAAGCAGGTGACTGGTGATCAGGGGATGGTTTTTCATGCCTTAAGACATTCCTTTGCCAACTGGATGTTGGTAAAGCTTGTTGTTTCGGATACGTGTGAATCAAAAACGTTGCCTCACTTTTTAGCGGCAAATGAATTTACTTCTCCTCAACGTGAGACACTGAAACGCAATCTTTTGCATAACGAGCCATCGGGACGCAAAAGTTTGTATCTGACGGCTCATCTGCTCGGGCATGCTGATACTGAAACGGAATTAGTGAGCTATATTCACTGTTGTGACTGGTTGTGCTGGCAACATTTTCGCAGGCCGTCCTGTATGCCGCCGATTTCTGCTAAGGCGGTTGCTAAAATAGTCGGTTGCAGTACGCCGAATGGGTATAAAATTTTGCAGAAAGAAGGGCATGCCCTTGCCGAATATGTTGCCAAAAATCCCTCCAACCATCTGTCACACCCCCTTGAAAAAAATGCCATACCTGTTTCAAAACCCAACAAGGTCACTAAACGAATTCTGCCTGTTGATTTTTACGATTTTCTGGCTGAAGCACTTCCAAAAATCGGCTCTGATATATCCTTGCCAAAAAAACATAGTCAGGTTTTGCTGTTGAAGTATTGGTATCACAGGCTGCTGGAAGGACAATCAAAGACTTCGCTCAGAAGTGCCATACGAGTGTTACATGACGGGTATCGTACACATTATGACGCATTTATATTTGATGGCTTTGAGAATGCCCATAAGGGGCTTGCCCTGCTTGAAACACTTGGAGCACGTTTCAGATTGAGGCATTATCCATATCGCCACGCGGAAAAGTCCGGTCGGCAAAAATGGTCCGAGAAGTTGGGGCGCAACGTTTTGTTTGGAAAAACGACAAGTGGTCGTAGATCGCGTAATGGACAGTTGCGTATTCAGGTTGTTGGTTTTTATTTTGATACGGATGAAATTTCTTATGATTCTGAGCTCAGAAACTTACTCAAAGTTCTTCTTGCGCTGATGCTGAACCTATAA
- a CDS encoding sigma-54 dependent transcriptional regulator produces MSHILLFDSNSQTRNALQEILRGEITTPFLTAETCSQALELLQKHTISLAFCQLVEEDQSALQLIQHMSVSAPQVVTILLVPEETTISTRQILQSGAHFFLHAPTTAQETIQLTYRALQHALLLQPEIPAERIDNGFSEIIGQAPSMQHLFTMITRLADDGESTILIQGESGTGKELVAKAVHLNSPRYNANFVPLNCAAIPDELLESELFGYEKGAFTGAQNNKKGRLQHAEGGTLFLDEIGDMKPSLQAKLLRVIQEKEFEPVGSVKSIKVDVRIVAATHRDLEDAVAKGTFREDLYYRLNVIPLQIPPLRDRKEDIPLLLDFFTKKFCTSKKRHIFNYSEPALTCLKRYPWPGNVRELENLVQRLSILHMGEIVTPRDLPEKYLHEDVAPSLLTRFGEQGATDFNSRVSEFEDRLILQALMQTGGNKKEAAELLNLKRTTLLEKIKKKQLDKALNKLDNQSGM; encoded by the coding sequence GTGTCCCACATTCTTCTGTTTGACAGCAACAGCCAGACGAGAAATGCCCTTCAGGAGATACTTCGTGGGGAAATCACTACGCCCTTTTTAACGGCGGAGACCTGTTCCCAGGCCCTTGAGCTGCTTCAAAAACACACCATCTCCCTGGCGTTTTGCCAACTTGTGGAAGAGGACCAATCCGCTCTCCAGTTGATCCAACACATGAGTGTTTCGGCCCCCCAGGTGGTTACGATTCTGCTGGTTCCTGAAGAAACAACCATCAGTACCCGGCAGATCCTTCAATCGGGTGCTCATTTTTTTCTACATGCGCCCACAACAGCTCAAGAAACCATCCAGTTAACCTACAGGGCACTACAACATGCCTTGTTACTGCAACCTGAAATCCCCGCAGAGAGAATAGATAACGGCTTTTCCGAAATTATCGGTCAGGCCCCCTCCATGCAGCATCTTTTCACGATGATCACTCGCTTGGCCGATGATGGAGAAAGTACCATTCTCATTCAGGGAGAAAGCGGTACGGGCAAAGAACTGGTCGCCAAGGCGGTTCACCTTAACAGCCCGCGCTATAATGCCAACTTCGTACCGCTTAACTGTGCGGCAATTCCTGACGAATTACTTGAAAGTGAATTGTTCGGTTATGAAAAAGGGGCGTTTACGGGCGCTCAGAACAATAAAAAAGGTCGCCTTCAACACGCTGAAGGAGGCACCCTGTTTCTTGATGAAATCGGTGATATGAAACCGTCGCTGCAAGCAAAACTGTTGCGTGTCATTCAGGAAAAGGAATTTGAACCGGTGGGCAGCGTCAAAAGCATCAAGGTCGATGTGCGCATCGTTGCAGCGACCCATCGTGATCTTGAAGATGCCGTCGCAAAGGGCACCTTCCGCGAAGATCTGTATTACAGGCTGAACGTCATCCCCTTACAGATTCCTCCGTTACGGGATCGAAAAGAAGATATCCCTCTTCTGCTTGACTTCTTTACAAAGAAGTTCTGCACAAGCAAGAAGCGTCATATTTTCAATTATTCCGAACCGGCACTGACCTGCCTCAAACGCTACCCATGGCCCGGCAACGTGCGTGAGCTGGAAAATTTGGTTCAACGCCTTTCAATCCTGCATATGGGAGAGATAGTGACACCACGGGATTTGCCGGAAAAGTACCTGCACGAAGATGTTGCCCCAAGCCTGTTGACGCGTTTCGGCGAACAGGGAGCAACTGATTTCAACTCACGGGTCAGCGAATTTGAAGATCGCCTGATTCTCCAAGCCTTGATGCAAACGGGTGGCAACAAGAAGGAAGCTGCAGAACTGCTCAACCTTAAACGCACGACCCTGCTGGAAAAAATTAAGAAAAAGCAGCTGGATAAAGCCCTGAACAAACTCGACAACCAGTCAGGCATGTAA
- a CDS encoding chemotaxis protein CheX: MDLQKNITDATKEIFETMIMLDITAGDPLTESVKSFTCSVSGVIGLAGACQGMLAIHTPDIVAQAITSSFLGMDVDEVNDDVTDAIGELANMLAGNIKMVLDEAGKDVTLSIPSCIHGDEYSMDCVADADWVVVPFTIDAGNFLVELQLKTC; encoded by the coding sequence TTGGATCTACAAAAAAACATCACCGACGCCACCAAAGAAATCTTTGAGACGATGATCATGCTCGATATTACCGCAGGTGATCCGCTCACTGAGAGTGTAAAGAGTTTTACCTGTTCCGTTTCCGGCGTGATTGGACTTGCGGGGGCCTGCCAGGGTATGCTGGCCATACACACACCTGACATTGTTGCTCAAGCGATCACCAGCAGCTTTCTGGGTATGGATGTCGATGAAGTCAATGACGATGTGACTGATGCGATCGGTGAATTAGCAAATATGCTCGCAGGAAACATTAAAATGGTTCTTGATGAGGCGGGCAAAGACGTCACCCTGTCCATTCCATCCTGCATCCATGGTGATGAATACAGCATGGACTGTGTTGCCGATGCGGATTGGGTTGTCGTTCCTTTTACCATCGACGCAGGAAATTTTCTTGTTGAATTACAGCTGAAGACCTGCTGA
- a CDS encoding DUF3596 domain-containing protein, which translates to MGKIRTRKETGKLLFDFFYNGVRCREQTLMEDTPANRQRLESFMAQIDREIAQGTFNYEKYFPDSTNLPKIIEAAKPVEEVEPIPWVQTVSAPLFKDFAEEWYMENEIAWKITYQKTIQGTINNYLNPRFGEMKVSHITKGDILKFRSTLAKVPIGNKVGLSPSRINHIMTGLRMILNDAADRHNFNTPFVGIKPLKVPRTEVDPFTIEEVQTFLNTVRADFKNYYTVRFFTGMRTGEVDGLQWKYVDFERREILIRETLVERRIETPKTAGSIREITMSGPVYEALKAQHEVTGDFKFVFCTRTGEPLDHCNITKRIWHPTLNLLKLKKRRPYQTRHTMATLWLAAGENPEWIARQMGHTSTEMLFTVYSRYVPNLTRRDGSAFENLLASRGGGHV; encoded by the coding sequence ATGGGTAAAATACGGACACGAAAAGAAACTGGAAAGCTTCTCTTTGACTTCTTTTATAACGGTGTCCGCTGCCGGGAACAAACCCTTATGGAGGATACTCCGGCCAACCGGCAACGACTTGAGAGCTTCATGGCCCAGATTGATCGGGAGATTGCTCAGGGAACATTCAACTACGAAAAGTATTTTCCTGACAGCACTAACCTGCCCAAAATTATCGAAGCGGCGAAGCCGGTTGAGGAGGTGGAACCAATACCGTGGGTCCAAACAGTCTCGGCTCCGCTTTTCAAAGATTTTGCCGAAGAATGGTACATGGAGAATGAAATTGCCTGGAAGATCACCTATCAGAAGACGATTCAGGGAACGATCAACAATTATCTCAATCCCCGCTTCGGTGAAATGAAAGTCAGCCACATCACCAAGGGTGACATCCTTAAATTCCGGTCTACACTCGCCAAAGTCCCGATCGGAAACAAAGTCGGCTTATCGCCGTCTCGGATTAATCACATCATGACAGGGTTGCGTATGATTCTTAATGATGCAGCTGACAGGCATAACTTTAACACGCCTTTTGTCGGGATAAAACCACTGAAGGTTCCCAGAACCGAGGTTGATCCATTTACCATTGAAGAAGTTCAGACTTTTCTCAACACGGTGCGTGCGGACTTTAAAAACTATTACACCGTACGTTTTTTCACCGGAATGCGTACCGGTGAAGTCGATGGTCTGCAGTGGAAATATGTTGACTTTGAGCGCCGGGAAATCCTCATCAGAGAAACTCTGGTTGAAAGACGCATTGAAACACCGAAGACCGCGGGCTCCATTCGTGAGATCACCATGTCAGGCCCGGTATATGAGGCCTTGAAAGCCCAGCATGAAGTCACCGGTGACTTCAAGTTTGTCTTTTGTACACGAACCGGAGAACCACTAGATCATTGCAATATCACCAAGCGTATCTGGCATCCGACGTTAAACTTGCTCAAGTTAAAAAAACGCCGTCCTTACCAGACACGGCACACCATGGCGACTTTGTGGTTGGCCGCAGGAGAAAATCCGGAATGGATCGCCCGCCAGATGGGACACACATCAACAGAGATGTTGTTCACCGTCTATTCCCGCTATGTTCCAAACCTGACCCGTCGTGACGGATCAGCGTTTGAAAACCTGCTGGCATCACGCGGAGGTGGTCATGTTTAA
- a CDS encoding chemotaxis protein CheX has protein sequence MDLDLQKQIIDSTQAVFDTMLMMPLTPGISLSEKVYEFKNSISGMLGFAGQVQGMLTIHCPQAVAFAITGALLGMDVEEVDADVKDTIGEMANMILGGVKDGFTEYGVEISLAVPTVLAGRSYRVSGMDDAAWTTVPFYLDEGEFLVELKLKAPK, from the coding sequence GTGGATTTAGACCTACAAAAACAAATTATAGACAGTACCCAGGCGGTATTCGACACCATGTTGATGATGCCCTTAACCCCAGGGATCAGCCTGTCTGAAAAGGTATATGAATTTAAAAACAGTATTTCAGGCATGCTCGGTTTTGCTGGACAAGTGCAGGGGATGCTGACTATTCACTGCCCCCAGGCTGTTGCTTTTGCCATCACCGGCGCGTTACTCGGCATGGATGTCGAGGAAGTTGACGCCGATGTCAAAGACACGATCGGAGAAATGGCCAACATGATTCTTGGCGGTGTCAAAGATGGATTCACCGAATATGGTGTTGAAATCAGCCTGGCCGTTCCAACGGTTTTAGCCGGCCGCTCCTACCGTGTCAGCGGCATGGACGATGCAGCGTGGACCACTGTTCCCTTCTATCTGGACGAAGGGGAATTTCTCGTCGAACTTAAACTCAAAGCTCCTAAATAA